One window of the Eucalyptus grandis isolate ANBG69807.140 chromosome 6, ASM1654582v1, whole genome shotgun sequence genome contains the following:
- the LOC104447865 gene encoding mannose-P-dolichol utilization defect 1 protein homolog 2 — MEIFGIDFSCAFGSLRDGKIPEKDCLLPLLSKLLGYAIVAASTTVKLPQIMKILKHNSIRGLSMVAFELEVVGYTIALAYCLHKGLPFSAYGELAFLLIQAIILVAIMYYFSQPMGIKMWIRPLIYCAVAPTILAGQIDPVLFEALYASQHAIFFFARVPQIWENFQNKSTGELSFLTSLMNSAGSMVRVFTSIQEKAPTSVVLGSVIGIVTNGTILSQIILYSKPQAAKEKKMK, encoded by the exons atggagatTTTCGGGATCGATTTCAGCTGCGCTTTCGGATCTCTTCGCGATGGGAAGATCCCAGAAAAAGACTGTCTCCTCCCGCTGCTGTCCAAGCTCCTCGGCTATGCCATCGTTGCTGCTTCCACCACCGTCAAACTGCCtcag ATAATGAAGATTTTGAAGCATAACAGTATTAGGGGTCTTAGTATGGTGGCTTTTGAGCTTGAAGTAGTGGGTTACACTATTGCTCTGGCATACTGTCTACACAAAGGGCTCCCCTTTTCGGCTTATGGTGAATTGGCGTTTCTTCTTATCCAAG CTATAATTTTAGTTGCTATCATGTATTACTTCTCGCAACCAATGGGAATCAAGATGTGGATCAGGCCTCTAAT ATACTGTGCAGTAGCACCGACCATTTTAGCTGGTCAAATTGATCCTGTTCTTTTTGAAGCATTATAT GCATCTCAGCATGCAATATTTTTCTTCGCAAGAGTTCCACAGATATGGGAAAACTTCCAA AACAAAAGCACAGGGGAACTCAGCTTCTTGACATCATTGATGAATTCTGCTGGTTCCATGG TTAGAGTTTTCACGAGCATCCAGGAAAAAGCACCTACAAGTG TTGTTTTGGGCTCAGTCATTGGTATTGTGACGAATGGAACAATCTTGAGTCAGATCATTTTGTACAGCAAGCCACAAGcagcaaaagagaagaaaatgaagtag